From one Aeropyrum camini SY1 = JCM 12091 genomic stretch:
- a CDS encoding cytochrome c biogenesis CcdA family protein, whose protein sequence is MQDVLTVLLSLSFTAGLLSFVNPCGFALLPAYAAFYLGSRPGSLDGGINIGLLIRGTWIGAMATLGFILVFISAGLIISSTGVWILRAAPWISGLIGAVVLLLGILLAAGKNPLPSLTIDVYRLSVKSRRYIPIFGAVYAVASLSCTLPVFIYISLQAISLGGIISALTVFASYSLGMGAAMTAFILALIIMGHTTQRYVWRILPYSMRLAGLVMIAAGSYIIYWQVIVGWMGG, encoded by the coding sequence TTGCAAGACGTATTAACTGTTTTATTAAGCCTGTCGTTCACTGCGGGACTCTTATCTTTCGTTAACCCGTGCGGTTTCGCCCTACTACCAGCCTACGCCGCCTTTTACCTTGGCTCAAGGCCTGGAAGCTTAGATGGTGGTATCAATATCGGACTGCTCATAAGAGGAACCTGGATTGGTGCTATGGCAACTCTGGGCTTTATCCTTGTTTTCATAAGCGCAGGGCTTATAATATCAAGCACGGGGGTCTGGATACTTAGGGCCGCCCCCTGGATCTCAGGCCTGATAGGTGCCGTGGTGCTGCTCCTCGGAATTCTGTTGGCTGCAGGGAAAAACCCTCTACCATCTCTAACTATAGACGTTTACAGGTTATCCGTAAAGTCCAGAAGGTATATTCCGATATTTGGAGCAGTCTACGCTGTAGCTTCTCTCAGCTGCACCCTACCGGTTTTCATATATATCTCCCTCCAGGCCATATCCCTTGGCGGGATAATCAGCGCCCTCACGGTATTTGCATCATACTCCCTCGGAATGGGAGCAGCGATGACTGCGTTCATACTGGCACTCATTATAATGGGTCACACAACCCAAAGATACGTCTGGAGAATACTTCCCTACTCTATGAGACTCGCTGGTCTTGTGATGATAGCAGCAGGCTCCTACATAATCTACTGGCAGGTGATCGTGGGATGGATGGGCGGATGA
- a CDS encoding thioredoxin family protein, with protein MTKIVTAKDVKDVLRELDSSKKVVIDFWSPYCKPCEIIDKILLQLIESGECKDMTIIKVNAVETPEAILTFSVLGLPTLILYEDGKEKARFYGAKDVEEIKEMLKC; from the coding sequence ATGACAAAGATAGTTACTGCAAAAGATGTTAAGGATGTACTGAGGGAATTAGACTCTTCAAAGAAAGTTGTAATCGACTTCTGGAGCCCCTACTGCAAACCATGTGAAATCATAGACAAGATACTTCTCCAGCTAATAGAAAGCGGGGAATGCAAGGATATGACAATCATAAAAGTAAATGCAGTGGAGACGCCAGAAGCAATTCTCACGTTTAGCGTGTTAGGATTACCTACACTCATCTTATATGAAGATGGGAAAGAAAAGGCTAGGTTTTATGGTGCCAAGGATGTAGAAGAGATAAAGGAAATGCTAAAGTGTTGA
- a CDS encoding multicopper oxidase domain-containing protein — MAGERDDLPLKERLWALIDRYYLAATVLGAFLLWILVVAAIVANVQLPQVQEEELGQAVGGGGATPLGPPEVVITLYAAELPGGKFGFGFSPDEITSPGPEIRVKQGQVVEIRLINLGNVRHAFAVVQEVAKTNPKILFNSAIGSPNNPIPPGSEGSVIFVASQAGTFYYQCPVSNHGPKGMWGVFTVEP; from the coding sequence ATGGCAGGTGAAAGAGACGATCTACCTCTAAAAGAGAGGTTGTGGGCATTAATAGATAGGTACTATCTAGCAGCGACAGTTTTAGGAGCATTCTTACTATGGATTCTGGTAGTAGCTGCTATAGTGGCAAATGTTCAGCTACCCCAAGTTCAGGAGGAAGAATTAGGCCAGGCTGTTGGAGGAGGGGGGGCAACCCCTCTTGGCCCGCCAGAAGTAGTCATCACTCTGTATGCAGCTGAACTTCCAGGAGGAAAATTCGGTTTCGGATTTTCACCGGACGAAATAACATCCCCAGGCCCAGAGATAAGGGTAAAACAAGGGCAAGTTGTAGAAATAAGGTTAATAAATCTAGGAAATGTTAGACACGCTTTTGCTGTTGTACAAGAAGTGGCGAAGACGAATCCAAAGATACTTTTCAACTCTGCTATAGGAAGTCCAAACAACCCTATTCCACCAGGTAGTGAGGGTTCTGTTATTTTCGTTGCTTCACAAGCTGGGACGTTCTATTATCAGTGCCCAGTATCAAATCATGGACCAAAGGGTATGTGGGGAGTTTTTACTGTAGAGCCCTAA
- a CDS encoding cbb3-type cytochrome c oxidase subunit I, whose product MGGEGRLYSIKRWLFTTNHKDVGILYLVTSLYFFIVAGTLALLFRIQLSVPENTFLDAAKFNQAVTNHGLLMVFWFISPLGFAFANYFVPIQLGAKDMAFPRLNALSYWLLLFGGLLMLAGLFLPGGAADFGWTAYAPLNTDEFTPNYGANLTAFGLLFMVASVTVGTVNFLVTIFQNRAKNYKLMGLPIFTWGIFLTVLMMLWAFPSLQAALVLLGVDRLFQAAIFSWPEGGSLLWNHLFWFFGHPEVYIVLFPGLALALDMIIVFSRRPLLGRKVIIGALIAAAILSFGVYAHHMFMTGIDLMYLKLHMFNTELISVPFGIITILAILSLLGGAIKLSTPMLFALGSIAVFIIGGFSGVFNSNPLLDVGNRGTYWIVAHFHYVMVGAALFALFGGLYYWFPKMTGRMYNERLGKIHFIVSFIGFNILYFPMFLLIEMPRRIFTYPAWTDWGPLNFIATVGGFIFGLSHLIMFANLIYSAKYGKPAEKNPWRAWSYEWLIDSPPSEFNFDGIPVVQNGRLMVVSTDGAIPSGNGHHGNHLSPWPLLISFGPFLFLLGLGMWIAQVPFSLPIMIAGAIISVYSVYGWFRDDFSERFQFEEPPETKERWPFTKIHRVKLGMYFFLFGDAVFFAGLLGSYVLMRLENPSLPGGLFLHNIYLGLLGVLTMIWSWLFIYIAARAAKIGDRSLSLAGLSLGILLSLGFLALTGFDWLTTVRLGQGLENPLVATTFTVLLSHSLHLLAGVLVLFYLLMKVWIRGFTGHTKETIDTMALYFGFLAIVTIAIYGLSYLF is encoded by the coding sequence TTGGGTGGTGAAGGTAGATTATACTCTATAAAGAGGTGGCTCTTCACAACTAACCATAAGGACGTTGGCATACTTTACCTAGTTACATCGTTGTATTTCTTCATAGTGGCTGGTACACTTGCACTACTCTTCAGGATTCAGCTTAGTGTTCCAGAAAACACTTTTCTTGATGCCGCAAAATTTAATCAAGCTGTCACGAATCATGGCCTCCTTATGGTATTCTGGTTCATCAGCCCCCTGGGATTTGCGTTTGCTAACTACTTTGTCCCTATACAGTTGGGAGCAAAAGACATGGCCTTCCCCAGGCTGAACGCCCTAAGCTATTGGCTACTCCTCTTCGGAGGGCTCCTAATGCTTGCTGGTCTTTTCTTGCCAGGAGGAGCCGCGGACTTCGGGTGGACTGCATATGCCCCCTTAAACACGGACGAATTCACCCCCAATTATGGTGCAAACCTGACTGCATTCGGGCTACTCTTCATGGTGGCATCTGTTACTGTAGGGACTGTTAACTTCCTTGTTACAATATTTCAAAATAGAGCGAAGAATTACAAGTTAATGGGGCTTCCGATATTCACATGGGGCATATTTCTAACAGTGCTAATGATGTTATGGGCCTTCCCGTCTCTGCAGGCTGCACTAGTTCTTCTAGGAGTTGACAGGCTATTCCAGGCAGCAATATTTAGCTGGCCAGAGGGGGGTTCACTATTATGGAACCACCTGTTTTGGTTTTTCGGACATCCGGAAGTCTATATAGTACTATTCCCAGGCCTCGCACTAGCTCTAGACATGATAATAGTTTTCAGTAGACGACCTCTATTAGGAAGGAAGGTTATAATAGGAGCACTAATAGCTGCTGCCATTCTGAGTTTTGGCGTCTACGCACACCACATGTTCATGACGGGCATCGACCTTATGTATCTAAAATTGCACATGTTCAACACCGAACTCATATCAGTTCCATTCGGAATAATAACGATCTTAGCCATTCTGTCACTACTAGGTGGAGCTATAAAGCTATCAACTCCAATGTTGTTCGCTCTGGGTTCAATAGCTGTATTCATCATTGGAGGATTCAGCGGCGTATTCAACTCTAACCCACTTCTAGACGTAGGAAACAGAGGAACATACTGGATCGTCGCTCACTTCCACTATGTCATGGTAGGAGCAGCGCTATTCGCTTTGTTCGGAGGCCTGTACTATTGGTTCCCAAAAATGACGGGAAGAATGTATAACGAGCGTCTCGGCAAGATACATTTCATCGTATCTTTCATTGGGTTCAATATTCTCTATTTCCCAATGTTCCTCTTAATAGAAATGCCAAGACGTATCTTCACATACCCAGCTTGGACTGATTGGGGACCACTGAATTTTATTGCAACTGTCGGCGGTTTCATATTCGGGTTAAGTCATTTGATAATGTTCGCGAACCTGATTTACTCCGCAAAGTACGGGAAGCCCGCCGAGAAGAATCCATGGAGAGCTTGGAGCTATGAATGGCTCATAGACTCGCCGCCATCAGAGTTTAACTTTGATGGCATACCTGTTGTCCAGAACGGTAGACTTATGGTAGTATCTACAGACGGTGCGATACCTTCAGGCAACGGCCACCATGGCAACCATTTGAGCCCATGGCCACTCCTAATAAGTTTTGGGCCCTTCCTATTCTTACTTGGCCTTGGAATGTGGATAGCCCAAGTACCTTTTTCACTACCGATTATGATAGCTGGGGCTATAATATCAGTATATTCAGTCTATGGATGGTTTAGGGATGACTTTAGCGAGAGGTTCCAATTTGAAGAACCACCTGAGACGAAGGAGAGGTGGCCTTTCACCAAGATCCACAGAGTCAAGTTGGGAATGTACTTCTTCCTGTTCGGCGATGCAGTCTTCTTTGCAGGGCTCCTAGGCTCATATGTTTTGATGAGACTGGAAAACCCCTCACTGCCTGGCGGGCTCTTCCTGCATAATATATATCTAGGGCTACTTGGTGTGTTGACAATGATATGGTCCTGGCTATTTATATACATAGCAGCGAGGGCCGCCAAGATTGGTGACAGGAGTCTAAGCCTGGCAGGTCTATCCCTTGGAATCCTACTATCCCTCGGATTCCTTGCCCTAACAGGCTTTGACTGGCTAACCACAGTGCGTCTAGGCCAGGGCCTGGAGAATCCCCTAGTGGCCACGACATTCACCGTACTATTATCACATTCACTGCACCTCCTGGCGGGCGTATTGGTTCTCTTCTATCTACTAATGAAAGTCTGGATCCGAGGATTCACCGGGCATACTAAAGAAACCATTGACACAATGGCATTATACTTCGGCTTCTTAGCAATAGTGACAATAGCAATATATGGCTTGTCTTACTTGTTCTGA
- the coxB gene encoding cytochrome c oxidase subunit II, with translation MFHYPFNPAELSKTAELWWNLFGFYLLVAIIIGALVYAGLIFIPLYYARRRGGGVDEIQPGVIPGERGRTIIVGAIVLLILGSFLTVFVESYISVNKLSEPLQELEIVDEVKKAEDISIFDGRDDILVVEVVGFQWGWTFRYPNGIETDKLYLPQNRLVLFRVVSEDVFHTFTIPDLRVKIDAIPGQVNVFWTLPEKPGTYRVQCYELCGVGHAEMITKAVVLPPELFEFWYDSLGEVIIESLEVR, from the coding sequence ATGTTCCACTACCCTTTTAACCCAGCGGAACTCTCTAAAACTGCAGAACTATGGTGGAATCTTTTCGGTTTCTATCTCCTAGTTGCCATCATAATAGGAGCATTAGTTTACGCTGGCCTTATCTTTATACCACTATATTATGCTCGACGCAGAGGAGGTGGAGTAGACGAGATCCAGCCGGGCGTTATCCCAGGTGAGAGAGGAAGAACGATAATAGTTGGTGCGATAGTGCTCCTAATACTGGGATCTTTTCTAACTGTATTCGTGGAGAGCTATATATCTGTTAACAAGCTTTCCGAGCCTCTACAAGAGCTTGAGATAGTTGATGAAGTGAAGAAAGCTGAAGACATATCAATTTTTGACGGCCGCGATGACATTCTTGTTGTAGAAGTCGTCGGCTTCCAATGGGGATGGACCTTCAGATATCCCAACGGTATAGAAACGGACAAGCTATACTTACCGCAGAACAGACTGGTCTTGTTTAGAGTTGTAAGCGAAGATGTCTTCCACACATTCACAATTCCAGATCTACGGGTTAAGATCGATGCGATACCTGGACAGGTAAACGTATTTTGGACCCTACCTGAAAAACCAGGTACATATAGAGTACAGTGTTACGAGCTGTGTGGAGTCGGCCATGCAGAGATGATAACGAAAGCAGTTGTTCTGCCTCCCGAGCTGTTTGAGTTTTGGTACGACTCCCTAGGTGAAGTTATTATAGAGTCTTTGGAGGTGAGGTAG
- a CDS encoding phosphoenolpyruvate carboxykinase, protein MNDVIKALTKEVLSSSDIDWNPPPALLRGESRMYARATKTGSLAVVSSKARARRPDRTRVKYDSDGVFDRLVSEAWGYVVKRSYYAVERCVGSGARRFRVLALVERSYPHLALMSHQNFFPCGSSGSYDMVTIDVPSYEYTWMLVERRSNSTLVLGSDYYGELKMSFLRLAMNEARDRHLGLGLHAASKLYRVRIRGSLREFGVLVFGLSGTGKTTLTVEDHGLRPPETVRVMQDDIVILDWGGTAYGTEMNLYPKTDSVPELRQLEPAVLHPDAVLENVVVREDGTPDFLDLSLTRNARALAIREAIPTASGTVDLEKTDALVFLTRRPEMPPLARLTSPYQAVAYFMLGESFRTSAEAGKPEPVRVPGFDPFMLEPKWRTVYSLLDIVKSLDINVYVMNTGHAKNRKIPPELSKHLLLSLARDTVEWDADDHMGFEVAVNSGGLSLSDYNPRELYGERYSSVAESLRRERMQFLSSIAGLEFLASYV, encoded by the coding sequence ATGAATGATGTTATAAAAGCCCTTACTAAGGAGGTTCTCTCTTCATCTGATATAGACTGGAATCCTCCGCCAGCGCTTCTGCGAGGAGAATCGAGGATGTATGCTCGGGCTACAAAAACTGGGTCGCTTGCCGTGGTGTCTAGTAAGGCCAGGGCCCGTAGGCCAGATAGGACGCGTGTCAAGTATGATAGTGATGGGGTTTTCGACCGTCTAGTTTCTGAGGCTTGGGGCTATGTTGTTAAGAGGAGTTACTATGCTGTGGAGCGCTGCGTAGGGTCGGGTGCCCGTAGGTTTCGTGTCTTGGCTTTGGTTGAGAGGTCCTATCCACATCTGGCACTCATGTCCCACCAGAACTTCTTCCCCTGTGGCTCCTCGGGCAGCTATGATATGGTAACTATAGATGTCCCCAGTTATGAGTACACGTGGATGCTGGTGGAGAGGAGGTCTAACTCCACCTTAGTCCTCGGTAGTGATTATTATGGCGAGCTTAAGATGAGCTTCCTAAGGCTGGCTATGAACGAGGCGAGGGACAGGCATCTAGGCCTGGGTCTGCATGCCGCGAGCAAGCTATACAGGGTTAGGATACGGGGGTCTTTGAGGGAGTTCGGCGTTCTCGTGTTCGGACTCAGCGGAACGGGGAAAACAACCCTAACAGTGGAAGACCACGGTCTCCGCCCTCCCGAGACCGTTAGGGTAATGCAGGACGACATAGTGATCCTAGACTGGGGGGGCACTGCCTATGGAACGGAGATGAACCTCTATCCTAAGACGGATAGCGTGCCAGAGTTGAGACAGCTAGAGCCTGCGGTACTCCACCCCGACGCAGTGCTGGAAAATGTTGTGGTTAGAGAGGATGGAACCCCGGATTTCCTGGATCTAAGCCTCACCAGAAATGCCCGCGCCCTGGCGATCAGAGAGGCCATACCAACAGCCAGCGGGACCGTGGATCTCGAGAAGACCGATGCCCTAGTCTTCCTTACGAGGAGGCCGGAGATGCCCCCGCTAGCCCGCCTCACAAGCCCCTACCAAGCGGTTGCATACTTCATGCTGGGAGAGAGCTTCAGGACGAGTGCTGAGGCGGGGAAGCCGGAGCCCGTCAGGGTCCCCGGCTTCGATCCCTTCATGCTGGAGCCCAAGTGGAGGACTGTCTACAGTCTCCTGGACATTGTTAAGAGTCTAGATATAAACGTTTACGTCATGAACACTGGACACGCGAAGAACAGGAAGATACCTCCTGAGCTTTCGAAACACCTTCTACTATCCCTGGCAAGAGATACTGTAGAATGGGATGCTGACGATCATATGGGTTTCGAGGTTGCTGTTAACTCAGGGGGGCTTAGCCTCTCCGATTATAACCCTAGAGAACTATACGGGGAGAGATACAGTAGCGTCGCCGAATCCCTCCGGAGGGAGAGGATGCAATTCCTCAGCTCAATAGCCGGCCTAGAGTTTCTAGCCAGCTACGTCTAA